The Telopea speciosissima isolate NSW1024214 ecotype Mountain lineage chromosome 11, Tspe_v1, whole genome shotgun sequence genome includes the window TTTCCCCCTCCCTGCTGCTGTCGtgatttctttcttcccctccctGGTGTTGCCCAAAACCCCCATCCCCTCCGGTCCCTTGCAACCGAAATAACCCAACCTCCATCTCCACCACTCCCCTTCCATCCCCCAGTCGTGACCCCCTTTTCCCTTCCCTGTCCTTGTAACCGAAGCACCCCAGCCCCATTAAAAATTATTCCCTCCATTCCCCTCCTTCTCTGTTAGTCAAAACCCTTTGTTTCCCCTCCCTAAACCAGTCCCTAACCATCCCAACCCCATTTCCAGACTTCACCTAGAAATCATAGCCCCCAAACTAACCCCTACAACCCATCCTTTCTTTAAACctagaaacagaattttattttgatcATGTTTGCATGATTTCCCACTAATTTCAGATCTGAAACAGTATTTCTCCTATACTAGTTGTGCTGTTTTGGTATTGCATATATTTTTAATGCTTATTATCAATGGCTTATTATCTTATATGGACTGTCATGCATGCCTACTGAACCCTTGAATGTAATGCCATGAATTTACTTACCTAGCCTTGTGGAATTCACCATATAGGTTGCTAGAATTGATTCCTAAGACCTATTGGTGTTCAtgcatttgatttctattgatAATTGCCATTAGTAAATTCTGTTTTTATGTCTGATGTTGCATGTGGCAGTGCGAATTCCAGCCCTTGTATTAAGTCCCCACTAGGGTGTTACACCTGTAATCCTGTCCTATTGTGGGATTCCTTAGCTTCTAGGGTTTGTCCTGCATCAAAAAGATAAGActcaagccaatatttcattaatcgaattcgtgtacaaggctgtagccccatacaaacttatatagaagactcaaaacactaaaaaggaaaggcctaacccaatccttaactattAAGGTAACATatattgactaggaaactaaaataatgaaagaaaccgGCTCATAACAGGActctaattaaactaatgaagcaaatcccgttttcctactttctacccatattttagatTCATTAAATTcgccaattacaaagtaaacctatgggatcaaaagcccaacacctacataacccaacccaaagtttattttcaataaaataagccttTTAGGTGATTTATCTACATCAGTAAGTAGTTGGCTGGATTAGGTACTTCATAAGTCCAGCCTTAAAAGTTTGCATAAGGAAATTTCCTTCACTATTTGGGTTTCCTTTCTTAGTGTCATATTTGTAGTGGGTTGCTCCCATTACAGCATGCATATGGAGCGTGTCCTAGAATCAAGtagtttatttctttatttaatatatTAGTTGTTTTAGGACACTCCAAATTAGCTTGCAGCTAGAGGAGTTAGTTTAATAGATGTACAGGGGATGTTAATGGAATTGATTTAatttgtttgaaattgaaatcgttGCCTCCTCCCTACTCTCTCCTTTTGCATTCAACCCACAATTCTGAAATTTTGTTCTTCTCGtcctcattctctctttcttttccaccAGTAGATCCATCTCAATTAATCTGCATCAcgacaccttgataactatgagcTTAACATCTACCTTTAATCAtattttcatgttaaaaatacccaaaatggATTATCCTCATATCCAGTTTACATTTGTAGTATCAATGTCAGAAAAAATCACACCACAAAAATAAAACTGAATTGTAGTTGTTTTGGATTAGCAATAATTTCTATCACCAAAGAGACGAAAGAGAAAAACATAAGCTGTTGTAGTTGAATGTATCTTTTCAATTATTTCTCGAAAGAATTGAGGGTTTACTCTTATTTAACTAATTTCTATGCCAAACGAAAAAAATTGAGATTGGATGCAAGGTCaagagtcaaaaaaaaaaagaatatagaaCCATAAAGAGAAAATGAGGAAGTCACTCACCTTGGCCTAATCACATAAATAAGTATGAAGCTTATTGCCAAGAACAAGCACATTCCACCAACCATTAGATATGCTATGCCCAGGAAATCATTTTTCCCTCCTATCCAACTGGTAGTTGAAATAACTAGTTTCTTTTTGCCCCCAAAACCATAGGTGTTATAGTTATTCTGTATGACCACTGTTATCTTTTCATTGGCTTCAAGGTCAACCTCTATCTTCCCATAGAGCTTTCTGAAAGTTGGCAGTGCCGCTGTTCGCATCCAGACAATAAGATCCACTTGCTCACTCAACTGTCAtcaaaataataacaataaaaaaaaaaggccaactAACAGGAGTTCGAAAGGAAGTACGTGAAGAAATTTTGTATCCAAAATAAAGGAACCTAGCATAACAGGCAAGGTTTTAGATTAATATGGAACTTACAGGTATGCTTGAATTAAGTTTGCCACCCCCAATCAAGCTCCCACTCTGAAAGTTTTTAGGGAAGACATCAGACCCAAACTTTTTTTCTTGATCACTTTTCCAGGCAATATCTTTCTTGCTGACTTTTAACGGCTTTTTATTTACAGAAAACCCATACGTGTCATTGAACAAGCTCCAAGCGATAAGCCCACAAGGAACAATTGCAGACCCATTTGCTGTTGTGTCTTCAGGAGCACAAGTACTTGTTACGCTTGCATATGAGCTGCTACTCAGTTGTTTGTCACTTCTGCTTTTAACATAtctggaaaaataaaatggaagtAGAATCATCCACAAGCCCAGAGGTAGTGTTCAGATTTTTTCAGAAATATGTATAAGCAAGCTCAAATATGTTATCCGAACAGGAAACACAGAAAGAATCATCTACTGGACCAGAGAGGGTTCTGATATTCTGAAGACAGCATCATACATTTAGgcacaaaaccctgacaaagcCAGAGAGAGCTTATTTATGCTTAAAGTGTATAAAATGACATGAATATGACACCCACTTTGAAACATCTAGGCATATAGCCAGTACTTTGTTTGCATGAAAACCATCCCATCGTAGCTTGTATCGACTTTAAGGAGAACTATAACTGAGATGTTTTTGAGTCTTTCTTAGGACTAAACCAACTAGCTGGTAAGAGCTTCTGTATTTGATGAGCAATAtataaaactttgaaaatgTAGAGTGGATTCTGAGGCACTTGGATAAGTTTTATTAAAAGGTCCAGGCTGTCCTGCAGGGATCAAACAAAAAAacgaagggaaaaagaagatgCAAACAATAATTAAACTTGGAAAAGGTATAGGTAGTTCCAAGCaataccaaaaatataaatacaaataaatatGTAGGGGAAGCAAAAATTTCATGAGCTTCTTGATTGGTTGATCCAGACTGTCCAAAGCTCGGTCCCCCAGTAGATTGAACATTAGAAACCAGACCCATCCAACTACCCCCATGATTCATGTGAAAACCGCCGATCATATGATCTGGGGTGATGTGTTTATGACATGCAGATCCTATATTTGGGGCACGTGATTCCTAAATTATGTGAGTACAATAAAGCAGAAAATTTTCTTGAAAGAACTCGAACTAAGACCCCATCTTTATGAGAAAGCATTAGGACCAACTCAGCTAGGCATGGTTGCAATTACACTTTACCCTTTTCTTCAAAGTAAACAAACAATTATCTTAAGAAGTCATTCTTTGTTCATATTACATACATGTAGGCACAGACGCAATTCTGCTCAAAATGTGCACCAAACTTTTGGAGCTTCCCAGATTTCTGCTCCAAAGAAACCTTGCTCCATAGTCCCATTTTGCTCAATGGTCTGTCTACTTAGAATTGGTTATATAAAGTTTCATACTGCCTTGAAAAATTCTCACTATCTGGGACATTAAGGAGGTACCCATTTCAAGGAGAACCACATCTCTTCTTTTAAGGCATAGCTTTCAATATTCTAAATGAAGTCAACCAATAGAGATCATAGAGATAGGCGCAGACATGACAGAGATGGATACAGAGAAGACAGGGACAGAATTAGAGAGACCCTCAAAGGCCTAATTTTGAGGAGTATttgagatcctacttcacttCAGATGAAGCTTCCAATCGAAGGTATGACACACAAaaggtgaagcttgagctgaagGAGTTCGATGGGAACCATGATCCTCAGGTATTCTATGACTGGGTTGCTGCCcttgatgattattttgattggtatgatttgcctgAAGATAgaaagatgagattggcacGTACCAAGCTGGTTGGCCCTGCCCGAGAATGGTGGCGCACTGCAGAGAGGGACATGGAAGTATGGAACGTGATGGCCATGCACCTACTATCTGGGAAGACATGAGGTATGATTTGAGGGAGAAATATCTGCCCAAGCATTACAGAGCACAGTTGaaggatcaattcaactccctccgccaAGGGACTATGACCGTACTGAGTACATGCAGAAGTTTGATGCCCTTTCTTCTCGTACTAGCACTAGAGAGGGTACCACTCAAATGCTATCTCGGTTTCGACTGGGATTGAGGGCTGATATTATCAGAGCTATCGGTGTAGCTGATGTCAGGGATGTTCGggactgttttgagaaggcattgaaggctgaagagTTATTGGCTGCCAATAGAAAGTTTGTTTCTTCTGCCGTCGACACCAATAAAACTTTTCCAGCCTCCAAATCTACTGCTAATGGTTACACTCGAGCTGGACATTCTGCTGCTGGTTCTACTCGATCAAGCCCTTTTGTTGGTAGTTCTTCCAGCCCTACAGCCCCTCCACGTGCTGATCATAAAGGTAAAGCTCCCATGGAC containing:
- the LOC122646650 gene encoding ALA-interacting subunit 3-like, with protein sequence MTSKGATSSGGGDDASAARKNSKKPQYSRFTQQELPACKPILTPGWVITTFIFIGIIFIPIGLVSLFASERVVEIVDRYDEDCIPEKYSKDMVAFIQSSKTNKTCSRTLTVPKLMKSPVYVYYQLDNFYQNHRRYVKSRSDKQLSSSSYASVTSTCAPEDTTANGSAIVPCGLIAWSLFNDTYGFSVNKKPLKVSKKDIAWKSDQEKKFGSDVFPKNFQSGSLIGGGKLNSSIPLSEQVDLIVWMRTAALPTFRKLYGKIEVDLEANEKITVVIQNNYNTYGFGGKKKLVISTTSWIGGKNDFLGIAYLMVGGMCLFLAISFILIYVIRPRPLGDPSFLSWNRNPAGHYN